Proteins found in one Anas platyrhynchos isolate ZD024472 breed Pekin duck chromosome 18, IASCAAS_PekinDuck_T2T, whole genome shotgun sequence genomic segment:
- the B3GALT9 gene encoding beta-1,3-galactosyltransferase 9 translates to MQLTLCRLRTHQWCFILFNVLLFHMLLFGADLLEEYFLRSLPLSYTDAKTLEIREKARKLDMDPLKANLSKSYTISSTAACSDQEIFLLVLVCSSPENRTRRNVIRQTWGNVTDTRGYAVLTLFALGKPASVAAQLEIDEESQKHRDIIEGSFIDSPEAQTQKMLMIVEWTVTFCPHARYILKTDEEMFVGIPSLAGYLLSLTQLEDVYTGRVIHQRVPDRAPQSPGSVPIHRYSEEFYPDYCDGRAFVMSQDVVRKVYVAAKEVPVSLPPDIFVGICAKKAGITPIHSSRFSGEKHISYNRCCYKFIFTSSNVKEDELFKDWKETNDGEDCSLLETYYSLVSCKVLTYIDKFKQFNLDRIKNEALHFAD, encoded by the exons ATGCAG CTGACTCTCTGCAGGCTCCGGACTCACCAGTGGTGCTTCATTCTGTTTAACGTCTTGCTTTTCCACATGCTGCTTTTCGGAGCAGATTTACTGGAGGAATACTTCCTGCGGTCATTACCTCTCTCTTACACTGATGCAAAGACTCTCGAAATCAGGGAGAAAGCCAGGAAGCTGGATATGGACCCTCTGAAGGCCAATCTCTCCAAGTCTTACAccatcagcagcacagcagcatgcTCAGaccaagaaatatttttgctggtTCTcgtctgcagcagcccagaaaACAGGACAAGGCGCAACGTGATCAGGCAGACATGGGGCAACGTGACAGACACCAGAGGTTACGCTGTCCTTACTTTGTTTGCTTTAGGAAAGCCGGCTTCAGTAGCAGCCCAGCTGGAGATCGATGAAGAGTCTCAAAAGCACAGAGACATTATTGAAGGCAGCTTCATCGATTCGCCCGAAGCACAGACGCAGAAGATGTTGATGATTGTGGAGTGGACAGTAACTTTCTGCCCTCATGCGAGGTATATTCTTAAAACAGACGAAGAAATGTTTGTCGGTATTCCAAGTCTGGCTGGATACCTGCTCAGCTTAACACAGCTAGAGGATGTCTACACCGGGAGGGTCATTCATCAAAGAGTGCCTGACAGAGCGCCTCAAAGCCCTGGCTCTGTTCCCATCCATCGATACTCAGAGGAGTTTTACCCAGATTACTGCGACGGGAGAGCATTTGTCATGTCCCAGGACGTCGTTCGGAAGGTGTACGTGGCTGCCAAGGAGGTGCCGGTTTCACTGCCCCCTGATATCTTTGTCGGCATCTGCGCTAAGAAAGCTGGCATCACTCCCATTCACAGCTCTCGCTTCTCTGGGGAAAAGCACATCAGCTACAATCGATGCTgctataaattcatttttacctCTTCCAATGTGAAAGAGGATGAGTTATTTAAAGACTGGAAGGAAACAAACGATGGGGAAGATTGCTCGCTACTGGAAACATACTACAGCCTGGTGTCCTGCAAGGTTTTGACCTATATTGATAAATTCAAACAGTTTAACTTggatagaataaaaaatgaggCTCTTCATTTCGCTGATTAA